The genomic window taaatttcatttcaataattctatttttttttcaaatttaggaGTATTGTAGAATTCTACAATGCCAAAATCATTGATCTGGTTTGGCTGTCTAGTTAATGTAACACCTAAGTAAATGACTATGTTCTTTCATATAAATCAACCTGACAGTCTGAAATGTAGCATGTCCCTCTGGACTTAACTAAGTCCAATGAGATGAATCACTGGAAGGCAGTCTACTCTTTGATTTGTGCCAATCCATTAAAGTAATATTAAAGGATATATAGCAAAATGATGACAAAAACCCTAAAAGTTTTAGAGATGACTCAGATTGAATAAGTCAAAGTTCAAAGTTGCCTAGAATCATAATAAAGGATTTCTGACTCTATTCTTTTCAGAAGATATTTGAGAAAGCAATAGATGCTttacttaatataaaaatatacccttgttttaaattattaggGGTAAGttttagcattatttttaaatatattattcatttatctattaaAACTTCTAGTTGAGAAaaccttaatttcctttttaattcaaAGAAGACTATGAAACAGAAAAAGGGCAAAAGGTATCAGAagagttttctttatttaaatatccATAATGATAAGCAGAATATTAAAGACTTGAAAAGTATAATTAGGCCAAATGTCAGGTTCTATTTTATGTCAGAATAATGTGACTTTTGTAATGAAGTTCACCATGAGCTCCTTGCTCTCAAAGATCTAGATTAATTTCTGTGTTCAAGTAAAAACTTTGGTGGCTtttgtgtgcgtgtctgtgtgtatgtatgtgtgtgtctctgtgtgtgtatacttgTTCATAAATTGTTAACAGAaacttaattttatacttttgtggAAAAGTCAATTGTATAATTCCTTAAATAATGTAACCAGTTTTCCTAGTACAGCGATTCCTTTGTTCATTGGAAATGACATTGAAACATGATATCAGAAGCAAACATATTGAAACAGGCATGATTTCCTATACCAGAGACCATGAGGATAGAAAGGGCATActgctaaaaaatatattttgcagcaTCTAATTTCCAAAATTCTCAACTGTTATGTACTAAttagattaataaatatttattatagtcaGAAAAAGAAAGCCATGCACTTTATTTATAGTGCTATAATCCTAAATGAATGAGACTATTTGGTATAGCCATCACTATCAAGACAAGGCCAAACATTTTAGACCATAAcgagaaatgttaaagaaataatGTAGAATAGACACAGGAGATAATTGTTACTTGTTAAAgctatcaaaaaaacaaaaacaaaaactaaatgagTCTTCTATTTTGAAGTGAATGTTACTCAAGACTTTCCCATTTTGAAATTGCATGAATATTttggcaagaaaagagaaaaggaggattGTCAAATCCAATAATAGAAGCTATTCTTTCAATAAGTGGAGCTACAGAACTGGGAAATCAGAAAAAGTGCATTACCACATCCCCATCTGATACAATATGGAGACTGATTGTCCAACAGTGGATTACTCAGACACTTAACTTTTTTCTGCCTCTTACCCCATTTCACTACTTGGTACCATCCTGGGGCAGGAGAAACACATTGGAAGGGATTTAGTCAATTAATCCTTTGTTCAAAAGTTTTGTAAAAGATTTGGTGAAACTCCAAGACTTTATCACATTGTGACTGTAAACGACAGATAAGGAGCTTCTAACCACTGGCAGTGTCAGTTGAGACCTGGAAATATCAGTCATAGCATGTCTCCTGCTAGATAGAAGTGCTGTGGGGTAGGGATGGGAGAGAGCGTCCACTGTGAACTATCATCCCACCAACTGGAAATTTTATTCAGGACGATAggctcatttattttataaaataatattatgaaaaaaatccatttttagttttatatttctgtattagTAATAGGTACTTTATAAGTATTAAATTAATTATCTATCGACTTAATAAATAGACTAATGAAATTATATAatgtttattcatattattttaaagtaatttataaacTAGTACAGAAAATAATAACTCATAATTCATTAAGTACATTCCTTCCTGAGGGGTTGTGCAGAAATTTTCCTGAGAAGAAACTGGGAGCCTGGTAGATTAGATATTATATGTTGGTGGCAGACAAGAAGGAATAGTACAAATGTAGAATTCCAAACTGTATGTGTTTAGGGCAAATAGATACATATGTAAAGAGAATTACACTGGTTAGAAAGGAGACACAGGAAGGGTTTGGGATGAGAGAGTTAAGTCTTGACAATGTACCTCAATCCATGTTGGAGACTAAAATCAACTGAATCCCACCATTATCCCTCGGATGATGAAGTatgaaaaaggaatttaaaatttgtGAGTTGTTTTCCCAAAAATGTTTACCTTGCTAGGACACAAAGTTATGCAAAAGTATGAGACAGTAGCTTTACTAGAGAGTTTCATTAGCTGTCCCAAACAGAAAGATACCCAGAGCCCAGGAAAGACACAGCCATAGCATGGGGTCCTGAGACAGTTGGATAGAGCACCTTTGCCATCCTGTTAAGGAGAGGTAAGGTGTATGTCTAACCAGGGCTCATGGTGCCACACCAGTTTGGGAATTGACACACAAATAAAGGTGTCAATAAAAGCAGCAGTATGATAGCACAAATGGTTCAGTGGCATCAGGACAGTTGAGATGTGGAAACCtttaagggaaaagaaataataaaataatgcctaTGAGATAACTGGGATTACTGGGACATTGTCTCAAGCTAAGACATTTGGACATATTTGTATCCATTCTGATAAATAATAATGATGGATAAGGTAGGGGTGTCTGTTTCTCTACCACGACACCAAATACGTAAGTTTAGTATTCTGGAAAACAGAGCTATGTGGAGTTACAGTTTGCAACCTGGGCAGTTGTGGGTTCTAATGTTACTCTGTTGGATACTTGGTCAGATTTGTTTCTATTGTTGTATTACCAAAATTTCACTGAAGATCTATATCCAGAATGATGGCCAGGGAAACCCTTTGACTAATTCACAACTCTGGCTTTTAATCACAAAGGGACTAACTTTGTCCATCCTAAGTTTTTGGAAGCAAAGATATATTTAATTCATTATGCATTTTATCTAGTAATCTAAAGAGTTTAGTATTTTGGGAATACTACCAGTGTTCGTGTTTATGTGAAATTTAGATAttgaaaacaacttaaaataaaaatatataactttataaattatttccacCAAGAAAATCCTGCTAATTCATAGCCTTTAATGATAACtatcttcaaagagaaaaaatataaatacttttatgCTACTCAACATATAAAAGATATAAAGCTGGAAAGGAGTCTCTAAACTTAGCTTGTTTTTGCTGTTGCGTCTAGATTTTCTGCATTGAACCATCTCAAACAGATGGTGATTTATAATATGTTTGGTGACCTCCAAAGAAAGGGATTCCAAAGCTTCTGAAGGTTAGCTTGTATAATGTGATCTTTGTGTTTATTATCTTTGTAGAAGACTAAAAATTTTATTCCATATATTGTCCTTCCATTATGCAAAATTTGTaactgtaaatttattttatagtttataagaaataataacttATTAACTTGTAAAATATAATCCTACAAATTATATTATTCCCatgttatataagaaaaaaatgaaaatttgaatgCTTTTCCCATGATCCCATAGAGAGTAAGGGGCAAAGCCAGAATTCCAGTTGAGGCCATCTGATTTTAAATCTGGTGTTCTCCACTATTGTAAACTTATTCTGCTTCTCTATGGACATGAACACAATTTACAGCTTGACTTCATTGATTCCTGGATTTGGGGTTATTTAAAATTGGAAGGTAGTAACTTAATTTGCCAAAAATGGAGGTCCCCATGGGccgttaatttaaaaaataaatgcatcaaAACAGAATCAGAAAATTTAAGTGGCAAAGCTCCCCAAATCTTCTGCAAGAGAGataatttcaaaacaattttggttttctcttttatttaatatatgctTTCTGACTCTCTTTTCTGCATGTGTACATAACTTCAGTGATCAATGTCTTTATAGTCCACCATGCTTCTTGTGCTAGGTGAATTGTCCACTAGGCTTAATTTCTTGGCCTTCAGtaattttcttgactttcttcAAAATTCCTGGTTTTCTTGGCTACTTTATGATTGTGGAGTCTGAAAAATAGATAAAGTACAAATAAAAGCTGAACAGGTCACCATCTAAATGCCTGGTTTATTTTCAGGGTATCTGCAAGTTCTATGCGTTTCATGGTCAGGTTGGCCACCAAGACCCATACTGTTTATAATATGAATGACATTtgagtaaaaaacaaacattgagtaattattttgaattagaATATATTCAACTAAAATGTATTGTTAGtagtattaaagaaaatataagataaattcTGAGTACAAACATATGTACAAGTATACCCACAGAAAAACACTAGGCTCAATGCcaaaaaaaagctaaatattttCCAACAGAAGGTAACAGAAGTACAGACTGAATGGTAGAAAGTGGGTTGTGGGGGGTTAATTTGGTGGGAAGAAAAAATAGATCTTAGATACAATAATCACTCAGCTCTTACCCTTGTAGCTCAATTTAAAAGGAGAGTTTGTGTGGTGGCTATGCTGACTTAATTCTGTTTGAACTAGCGTAGTGGGAGTCAGAGTTAGGGCTTCATACCCAATCAGAGACTCAGCAGCTGTTACAATATCTAAAGGAAGTCCAAGAGAAGATATTCTTACTGGGACACATGGTACGAAATACTCTACAAGGAACAAGCCCTTTTCTCTTTAACATCTGTACCTCCACATGATTAGCATAAATGCCACATTGTCATTTTCTTTGCCAGAATTAAATGTTCCTAATAAGACCTGTTTTCAATTTAATAGTAAACTTTCAATCTACTTAACTACAATATAATGTTTATAATTAAAAGTGGCTTCTGATACTATTACATCACTCCAACTGAACTTACAAGTTAATTACAATGTGAATTAAAAACGAAAGATAATCTAATCAACCAATTTTTGTGATTAATGAATTGAACACACAGTTTCAGATGTCCCCTATACATACCAAATATGATAACACCACCTATGTgcaaatatatatctatatatacacacacacatatatatacacacacatatatacacacactagtATACCTATGCTGCCTTTTAAATGTTTGCTTATAATTACAGTAATGACCTAGGAGTGAGACACGGCTTGAGGGTTAATGACTGGCAGGGAAAATACATCTGGCCATTAACCCCAAATAAATATGCtttcataattatttcaaaaacttCACAAGCATATATAGAGTGTAATGAAACCTTCAATGTTATCTAGGTCAATGTCTGTTCCTCTCTTGAATGTTACAACATTTATTAATCATGTGAAATAGTTGTCAGAGATGTATTGTAGAACTTTGTAACTAAAATGTTTCCGAGATATGATAAATACTGaagatatattataaatattctttcaaaaatgaataaaactatagCCATTGCAAAATAGTGAAGTAGATAAATATCAAGCTGATTAATAAATTGGGAAAGAGTTCTTAGAAAATCACTTAGAATAAAGCATCATAAATATAAAgttatagaaaatatgaaaagtgaTTCAAGATAAATGtatcatagatttaaaaaataaggtataAGTGTAAGAGAGAAAGACGGCAGAAAGATATTTGATGAGAAAATTTCTGATAGTTTTCTAGAggtgaacatttaaaaacaagatCAAAGATGAAAGGTGAAAAACAATCTGAAGAGGATAACTAGAAACAAATTCACAAATACTTGTGAAGTTGCAGaacaccaaagaaagaaaaaaaaaatatctcagAGGAAACAAGTCAGATGTGCTAGATAGGCAAGAGAATTAGAACGTTACACTTTTCAACATCAATAATAAATGCCAGAAGACAATGAAAATACCTTTAATATGTTGAAGCATTAAAGGTCAACTAAAATCTTAAATCCAGATAAACTAGCGttctaaaataaagataaaacaaattcatttccaaacattaaaaaaacaaaatgatatgtTACCACTCACAGACCCTACCTGAAAGAACTAGTAAGGGAGGATGAAGAAACGAGCACGAGTAAAACTGAAACCAGAAGAAAAGAGTACAAGAAACACACTTGAACAAAGACACAGATGAACAAACACACAGATAAACGTGTTTTTCAATAGGACTaccaaagataaaaagagaaagaatcaccACCTGTAAGAGTTTTCAAATCAGGTAGAGGCCGCCCGCCCTGGGTGGCTCGCGCTCCCTTCCTGCGTCCTCCATCGGTTCTCTCGTGAGTCCGTGGTCTCCTGTTCAGTTACCAGCCTTGCTTTCCCAGCTTGCGACTCGCGTCCTGGGCACGAAGAGACTGGACTCCGATTCGTCGCCTGAGCCTGTCCTCTGAGAAGTTCAAGGTACTTTGCACAATGTCAGCCACCCAGGCCAGTGTCCTCCAGCAATGGCTCCCATCCAGAAGAAGCTGGTAATTGTCGGTGACGGAGTCTGTGGCAAGACGTGCTTGCTCATTGTCTTCAGCAAGGAGCAGTTCCCAGAGGGGTACGCACCCTCAGGGTTTCAGGACTATGTGTCCCGTATCGAGGTGGATGGGAAACGGGTAGAGCTGACTTTGTGGGACACAGCCAGGCAGAAAGAtgatgatcacctgaggtccctCTTTCAGTCAGACACTGGTGTTATACTTACATGTTTCTTCATTGGCAACCCTGATAGTTTAGAAAACATCCCAGagaaatggacaccaaaagtcaAGCATTTCTGTCCCAATGTGCCCATCATCCTGGTGGGGACCAAGAACCATCTTAGGAATGATGTGCACACAAGATAGGAGCTAGCCAAGATGAAGCAGAAGGGGGTGAGACGCGAAGAGGGCAGAGATATGGTCAAGGGGACTGGCGCTTTGGGGTACATGGAGTGTTCAGCAAAGACCAAGATGGAGTGAGAGAGGTTTTTGAAGTGGCTGGGAAAGCTGCTCTGCAAGCCAGACGTGGGAAGAAAAACTCTGGGTGACTTGTCTTGTGAAACCTTGCTGCAGGCACAGCGCTTAAGAGGTGAATTTTGAAGTGCTGTTGATTAATCTTAGTGGATGAAcactggcttttttcatttatatgCAGTTTACCTAAGATTACAAATTTAAGGCACGTCATCTTGTTACCAGTATTTAGAAACCAACCCTGATTCTTAATGATGTTAAACCTGTCAGGCCTACCAGGATCCTTTTGCCACTACTCTAACAACCCTCCTCTACACTTCTGCCTGACACACCATGGCAAATTCAAAGAATTTCTTAACTTCTTGCTTCTGTCTAGAAAGAGGAACAGTTGGTAACTTTGCAAATTAGGCTGCAGCTACTTTATAACTAACCTTCCCTGCCTATCATCTGTCAACAGCAAGGTACTCTCATGAGACACAACTTCAGTGCTTTACTCTTTAACAGGTTTCATTGACATAGCTCTGGCGTGGGtatctggttttttgaaaatggATTCTACAAGAAAGGCCCAAGGCCATACACCTGTGGCACAGTTACAGTTCTGTGGTTTCATGTTAGTTACCTTAGAGTTACTGTGTAATTAGTGCCACTTAATGTATATTACCAAAATGACTATATCTACCCCAGACTacatgttgtatttttttataattGAATTTCCTAGTATTGACATTTGTTATCCCCAAAGACAGTGTATTGCTTGTTAAAAAGTAAAGTGTATTTGGAAATGTCAAAtggaaaattc from Macaca fascicularis isolate 582-1 chromosome 4, T2T-MFA8v1.1 includes these protein-coding regions:
- the LOC102138485 gene encoding ras-like GTP-binding protein O-RHO, which gives rise to MAPIQKKLVIVGDGVCGKTCLLIVFSKEQFPEGYAPSGFQDYVSRIEVDGKRKTSQRNGHQKSSISVPMCPSSWWGPRTILGMMCTQDRS